In Helianthus annuus cultivar XRQ/B chromosome 3, HanXRQr2.0-SUNRISE, whole genome shotgun sequence, a single window of DNA contains:
- the LOC110930550 gene encoding uncharacterized protein LOC110930550, whose amino-acid sequence MARWDAILSLPVQNPPTLEFSACDLVWSKVEGYRDNMDRLALVPFARVDDFVRGESNNKDCPTRFHVEARRRRSAKTDSKPKVDGILEYILYWCSFGPDDHRKGGVVRPSRSTYVPKKKSAGRPNTKRGCTCHFIVKRLIAEPSVALVIYNQDKHLDKKGLPCHGPQDTKAIGTRAMYAPFISEDLRLRVLSLLHVGIPVETIMQRHNESVEKQGGVSNRDDLLTHRYVRIQERNIRRASCELDEDDDVSIGLWVESHQNHVFFYEDFSDNDPFLLGIQTEWQLQQMIRFGSGRLLALDSRFGTNKLKYPIQSLVVFNSDNKAIPVAWIISPSFSTSGDTHRWMRALFNRVRTKDPTWKLAGFIIDNPLLDILAIKEVFQCSVLICFWRVRHAWHKNIMKRCSSMETRAKLSKALGQIVKDICKGFGAIESFDKFMEDNVNCRSFMDYFKAVWYPRMGSWITALKTLPLASQESSAALEFYHNQLKIRLLNENDYDINQRADWLINKLGTKIQAYFWLDEYEGKDDFSRYWKDEWASGLTAWRKARTIPNADIVTEGERVKVVDHVVWNPGSEYAICGCDWGEKGNLCEHVCKVIQYFREKGLGLPSVSLLQYNQGLINMLKCPPANSFIRDHAVSLAVWVNEQLSAQFGKSRRDGDSDGRDEMVNSCTRMEVDAELC is encoded by the exons ATGGCAAGGTGGGATGCGATACTGTCTCTCCCTGTACAAAACCCTCCAACTTTGGAATTCTCGGCGTGTGATCTTGTTTGGTCGAAGGTAGAAGGCTATCGTGACAATATGGATAGACTCGCATTGGTACCATTTGCTAGAGTCGATGATTTTGTCCGTGGTGAATCTAACAATAAAGATTGCCCTACAAGGTTTCATGTAGAAGCTAGGAGACGCCGCTCTGCTAAGACGGATAGCAAGCCTAAAGTTGATGGCATTCTTGAATATATTTT GTATTGGTGTTCTTTTGGTCCGGATGATCATAGGAAAGGGGGTGTAGTAAGACCAAGCAGGAGTACTTACGTACCGAAGAAAAAATCTGCCGGTAGGCCGAACACAAAACGAGGGTGCACTTGCCACTTTATAGTCAAACGTTTAATAGCCGAACCATCTGTCGCATTAGTCATATACAACCAAGATAAACACTTGGATAAAAAGGGATTGCCGTGTCACGGGCCACAAGACACGAAGGCTATCGGAACACGTGCTATGTACGCACCGTTTATCTCAGAGGATCTACGGCTACGCGTCTTGTCGTTATTACACGTTGGAATTCCGGTTGAAACGATTATGCAGCGACACAATGAATCGGTGGAGAAACAAGGAGGTGTTTCTAATAGGGATGATCTTTTAACGCATAGGTATGTGAGGATACAAGAACGGAATATTAGACGagcaagttgtgaacttgatgaagatgatgacgtCAGCATCGGTTTGTGGGTTGAAAGCCATCAGAATCATGTGTTCTTTTATGAGGATTTTAGTGATAATGATCCGTTTTTGTTGGGTATTCAAACGGAATGGCAGTTGCAGCAAATGATTCGGTTCGGCAGTGGACGCCTTCTTGCTTTAGATTCAAGATTCGGAACAAATAAACTAAAG TACCCGATCCAAAGTCTTGTTGTTTTCAACTCCGACAACAAAGCAATACCCGTAGCGTGGATAATATCACCTAGTTTTTCGACATCCGGCGATACACATAGATGGATGAGAGCTCTCTTCAATAGAGTTCGCACGAAAGATCCTACGTGGAAATTAGCTGGCTTTATTATCGATAATCCTTTATTAGATATCCTCGCTATCAAGGAAGTATTTCAGTGTTCTGTATTGATCTGCTTTTGGCGGGTTCGTCACGCATGgcataaaaacataatgaaaaGATGTTCGAGTATGGAGACAAGGGCAAAATTGTCAAAAGCTCTTGGTCAAATAGTCAAAGACATCTGTAAAGGGTTTGGAGCAATCGAATCTTTTGATAAATTCATGGAAGATAATGTAAATTGCAGAAGTTTCATGGATTACTTCAAGGCAGTTTGGTATCCTAGAATGG GATCTTGGATCACTGCTTTAAAAACACTACCACTTGCAAGCCAAGAGAGTTCAGCAGCTCTTGAATTCTACCACAACCAGTTAAAAATCCGGTTGCTAAACGAGAACGATTACGACATCAATCAGCGAGCTGATTGGCTGATAAACAAACTGGGTACTAAAATACAAGCCTACTTCTGGCTTGACGAGTACGAGGGCAAAGACGACTTTTCACGCTACTGGAAAGACGAATGGGCAAGCGGTTTAACCGCATGGCGAAAAGCAAGAACAATTCCCAACGCTGATATTGTCACAGAAGGTGAACGGGTCAAAGTTGTTGACCATGTTGTATGGAACCCAGGGTCAGAATATGCTATTTGCGGCTGCGATTGGGGAGAAAAGGGTAATTTGTGCGAGCATGTTTGTAAGGTTATTCAATATTTTCGTGAAAAAGGTTTGGGGTTGCCGTCGGTCAGTTTACTGCAGTATAATCAAGGTTTGATTAATATGTTAAAATGCCCGCCGGCTAATTCTTTCATCCGTGACCATGCTGTTTCTTTAGCGGTTTGGGTTAACGAACAACTTAGTGCGCAATTTGGAAAAAGTAGACGAGATGGTGACTCGGATGGGAGGGACGAGATGGTAAATTCCTGCACACGGATGGAAGTTGATGCGGAATTATGTTGA
- the LOC110930549 gene encoding probable sodium/metabolite cotransporter BASS6, chloroplastic: MILRTSSVSHLHSHHNQTPTFSPTKCSSEKKSLIAYPIRPNTLSLCKGSRLIVHRRVSGEAPEWVDPDESTDFASVSPQILEKKASFLDVLKKANSILPQVVIATTILALVYPPSFTWFTSRYYAPALGFLMFAVGLNSSEKDFIEAFNRPKAIIAGYVGQFVIKPFLGYLFGTMAMTLFGLPTPLGAGIMLTSCVSGAQLSNYATFLTDPTMAPLSIVMTSISTATAVFVTPLLSLLLIGKRLPVDVKGMVSNILQIVVSPVAAGLLLNRFLPRISGAIKPFLPPLSVLVTSLCVGAPLAININSVLSPFGLSVLLLVTSFHLSAFILGYAFTGVAFRNEPEVKPLQRTLSYETGMQSSLLALALANKFFQDPLVGVPPAISVVIMSLMGFSLVMIWAKKKV, translated from the exons ATGATCCTCAGAACCAGCAGTGTCTCTCACCTTCATTCTCATCATAATCAAACACCCACCTTTTCCCCCACAAAATGTTCTTCAG AGAAGAAGAGTCTAATTGCGTACCCAATTCGACCCAACACCCTCTCTTTAT GTAAGGGTTCCAGATTAATAGTTCATAGGCGTGTGTCTGGAGAGGCTCCTGAATGGGTTGACCCGGATGAATCTACAGATTTTGCATCAGTTTCGCCTCAG ATACTTGAAAAGAAGGCGTCTTTTCTGGATGTTTTAAAGAAAGCCAACTCGATATTGCCTCAAGTAGTTATCGCCACTACAATATTGGCTCTTGTCTATCCGCCATCTTTCACATGGTTTACTAGCAG GTATTATGCCCCGGCTTTGGGCTTCTTAATGTTCGCAGTCGGGTTAAATTCAAGCGAAAAAGATTTTATCGAAGCGTTTAACAGACCTAAAGCTATTATTGCCGGTTATGTCGGCCAATTTGTTATTAAACCGTTTCTCGGTTATTTGTTTGGCACAATGGCCATGACATTGTTCGGCCTTCCAACTCCCTTAG GTGCTGGGATCATGCTAACATCTTGTGTTAGCGGGGCCCAGTTGTCAAATTACGCCACTTTTCTAACGGACCCCACGATGGCCCCACTAAGCATCGTTATGACATCAATATCTACTGCTACTGCGGTTTTCGTGACCCCACTATTGTCTCTATTGCTCATCGGAAAGAGGCTGCCTGTTGACGTAAAAGGAATGGTTTCCAATATTTTGCAGATTGTTGTTTCGCCTGTTGCCGCTGGCTTGCTTCTTAATCG ATTTTTGCCAAGAATATCAGGTGCTATCAAACCCTTTTTGCCGCCATTATCAGTTTTAGTGACTTCTCTATGTGTCGGGGCTCCTCTTGCAATTAACATAAATTCGGTTTTATCGCCTTTCGGGCTATCAGTTTTGTTGCTTGTTACCTCATTTCATTTATCAGCGTTTATACTTGGATATGCATTTACTGGCGTTGCTTTTCGCAATGAACCAGAAGTCAAACCTCTTCAAAGAACACTTTCTTACGAAACAG GTATGCAAAGTAGTTTGTTGGCCCTTGCGCTAGCGAATAAATTCTTTCAAGATCCACTCGTTGGCGTACCTCCTGCAATATCA GTTGTAATCATGTCACTAATGGGGTTTTCTCTTGTGATGATTTGGGCCAAGAAGAAAGTATGA